TggctctgccacagcaggggATTATCAGTGTCTGGGAAGAAGCTGGGCTCCAtaaaggcagggagggggctGCTTTTGGGGAGCCTGCTAGTTGCATCCTTCATGGAAGGGGGTAAGGACATCTGTGAGAGCACTGAAGTAAGGACAGAAATTCTCCCTTGTTCATCCCCAGCGAATGCCCCAGGGGGaggtgaagcagcagctggggtaGGGTGGATGATGGGTGCCATGCTGGGCTGCCCCTCTCCCAGTGCCATAAGGAGGAGTCCCCACCTTCACTGACACCCAGCAGCACGTCAGGATCAGGTTGTGCTCCTCTGACAGCAGGACTGAGtcaccctcctcttcctcttgccCCTGGGCCTTCCCCAGCATGATGAGGGAGCCAATGGCATTCCCCATCTCTGCAAATgatggggcagcagctgcaaaaggaaaagccagGTCTGAGCAGGGTGGTGTAGGGCAGTGGGAGGGGGATGCTGCAGGGGTTTGGAAGGACCTGCTGTCCCCTGTCAGAATGCACACAAATGGCAatggctcctgccctgccatgTGCCCCACTCAGGAATGCAGGTGCATTTTTCCCCCTGCTCTTTCCAAGGCCTGTAAGGACTCTGCCAGCCCCTCCTTTCCCAACTGTTTTCATCTGGCAGGTGCCTCACTGCTTCTGGAAGGCTTTTGCCTCTAGTGCTCCTGTTCTCCCATGGAGTTGAGAAAGGGACCCAAAGCCAGGCCCAGCCCCACCATGGTCCCCTGCTAGAGGAACTGAGCCCAAAGCAAGTGCATTCCCCTGGGGCTGGAGAGCTGCTAGGCCAGGAATGACTGTGATGGAGTTGTCAGTGGTCCccagggatggatcccaggGCTGGTTCTGCCCCCATGGGGACACACTCACCTTGCTCATCAGCACCGGGGCCttgctggctctgcagagcccccAGGAGGAGGGAGGTGATGTCTCTCACTGTGGTCACGAGGCAGGTGAggagctcctgccagctctgcaccagctctgctgcctgcatggAGACGGCCacctctggcacctggagcaggcACCTGCGCAGGGCTGCGATGGTTCCTGCAGAACACCCACCTCTGCTCACTGTGGtgtcagcacagccctggctctcCTGCCTGAGCCCGCGGCTGACGTGGCTCAGGGACAGGGGAGTGAACAGGGCCCTGGGTGAGAGGTGTGCAAGGCAGGGGCAGTGCCAAAACAGGGAAACCAAGGCAAGGATGTGGCACCAGCAATGAGTTGTGGTCTGAGTCCTGCCATGGTTCTGGCCTGCTCCAggtcccaggcagctgctgcaggagctgctccctgccctgcccagctggggtCATACCGTGCATCGGTGCGGTGGCTGCTGCCCGCAGCAGGTCCTGGCATGCCACCTTGTACTGGGCTTGCAGCATGTGGAGAAGGTGCTGGGTGAAGCACAGCCCTCGGCTAGACAGTGTCAGGGCTGCCTCAGCCTCCAGGGACAGGCTCTTCATGGTGCCACTGTCTGACCTGGGGCAACAGGCAGATCCTACTGTGAGTACCAGGGAATTTCCTGCCCATCTTGTGCTatgcagctccttcctcccccgGTGCAGACTCCTGCACCTCACCCCTCCCCAGTTACTGCAAACCCCATCCATGACCACAGACTGGTGAAGCACCAGTGCTGCCAACACACTCTTGGAGGTCCTGTGCcgccacagagagaaagaggggCATGCCAGGAGCTCATACTTCTGCAGGATGGTCTTcatcagcacagctccagcttcaGCCTCCTGCACTCGGGGGCTACCCAGGGTGTCCTGGGCCAGCTGGAAGAGAGCCAGGGCAATGGGCTCAGGGAATGTGGCAGGGAAGTAGCGGACAAGCAGCTCTGAGGCCAAGTCTCTGATCTGCCAGGACAGAGAAGACATGGGGAAAAGTGGGACACAGGAGAATGGGAATCGTGGTGGGCTTCTCCTCTGAGCCTGCTTGAGGCCAAGGCAGGCATCTCTATCACCTCCCCTTGGCTTTACAAGGCTCACCTCGTTAGTGctgtcctgcaggcagctcagcagtgccaaCAAATTGGGCTGGGAGAAGAAGTCCCAGCAGCCGCTCTGCCTGGCATAGCTCAGCAGTGTGGCCATGGTCCCTgtgatggggacatggggcagtgggatgggattggCTGGGAGTATCCCCACAGCTGTAGGTGATACTCCAGGTAGCTTGTCTGTACTCACGTGGGGGCTGGCCTTTCTTCCTGTTGGGGCTCCAGGTGTCTGTGCAGGTCTCCAAAACAGcagccaggaggagcagagccgTCTTCTTCCTCTGGTAGTTGGAGCCTGGGCTGAGTGAGGtgatgctgagctgcagcagccattcCACAAAGCctgtgggcagagagcacagcagcaaGGGATGCCGAGAACATGTGAAtctcccagggctgtggtgaAGCGCTCAGCGGCCTCCTCACCTACTGCCTGGGCGAGCTGCTCAGCTCCCTCGCCTGGCCCGGAGCGTCGTGGCGGCTTCCCCCGCAGCTGGGCCAGCGAGCTGTCCCGCAGCCGGACCAGCGCCTTCCTCAccgctgcctgcagcagctgccggaACGAGGAGGAGTCGCAGTTGAGGTTGAGGGGCAGGAACTCCCGCAGCAGCTGCACCTCGGTGCCCGAGAGGGGCTGGTTGGTgttggggctgcagcagagcagaccCAGCGCTGCCAGCCGAACGCCTTCCTCACGGGTGCCCAGGCAGCGGGAGAGCCGCTCCAGCGCCTCCTCCCCCAGCGGCAGGGCCCCTGCCACACTCTTCTGCGCCTTCAGCACTGACACCCAAGCCCGGAGTGACATCGTGTCCTGGCCACCAAACTGAGaggccagcagtgcctgggtgGCCGGGAGCTGCCGCAGGGTCCATGTGAGGAGGTGGTTGGCAGTGTTGCTCTGCAGAATGGGCAAGGGAGAACAGAGGgcctgggagagcagggggagCCAGCACAGTgcccactgctctgccagggccaccTCTGTGCCCCGCTGCCCATCCCGCCACTCGCTGCACTGCTGCCGCACCAGGACCTTGTAGACCTCGGCAGCAGCGGGACACAGGTGGTTGGTGGAGAGGCAGCTCAGGAGATGCTGTGGCAGGTCTGGGTAGGCATCCAGCACCTGGGAGAAAGGCAGGTGACCCTCATCTCCTTGTCGGGCTGAAAGCTGCACTTGGGGGAAAGACAGATGGGTACAGGCCACACTGCAGTCACCCCTGGCACTGAGCATCTCTGGTACCTCAAAGCTGCTTTTGGCAAGCTTTTGGTGGGCACTGACAGGCAAAGCTTCCCTTCCCACTGGCACTCCCCAGGGATGCACTGCTGTAGCTCACTACCCCAGGGATGCTAAAATAGCCTCTCTGGGTGGGAAGGCTCCCTGCCCACACAGCTGAGTTTGGTAGAAGGTGACAGGCAGTGGACAGCGGCTGTGCCacctcagcagcagagccaaCTGACACCAGGACTCCCCATACCCCTGCCTTCCCTACCTGCTGGCTGCCCATGTAGGGGACGATGGCACACAGGGGCACGTATCTTGCTTTGATCTGCCATGGCATTGAGACCACCCTCTGCAGCATCTGTTGGTAGAGGGGTCTCTCCTGGTCCTGGAAGTGCTGGCATTCCAGGTGGTAGATCTCCAGGAGCAATTGGAAGGAGCTGTGTATGAACTCAGACACACCTTCCACCTGTGGGAGAAGGACAACCAACAGGGGGTTAGGGTTGGGCTCCCTCTCATGTCTTGCTGTCCTGTGGCAGGAGAAGCACCGGGACATGGCCCTTTAGAGCCTGTGTGTGACAAATGCCACGACCTCAGCAGTGtgactgccctgccctggcagctgcaAGCAAGGGAGTCTATTTGGCTGATGGAGCTGAAGCAGGCAGGGATGTGTTAtgggctgggaacagcagctgagccaggTGAAGGAAGAGCTGTTCCTGGCTGCCACATTTAGTGCCCTCTGGCACTGTGTCCTTACCGGGGTCTCTGCGTTGTTCCACAGCAGCTGGGTGACCTCCTGGAGGAGCTCAGTGTCCTGGGCCAGGATACGGGTCCCCGTCAGGTGCCAGAGAGCAGCCAGGCCCTCCCGCAGGCGCTGCAGCCACAGTGCACAGGCTGTCaaacagagctctgctgcagcctcactCCAGACCCACCTGcaccagagccagcacaggctgtggccTTAAGGACCTTGtgtgcaggggcagcagctcccccatTAGGCACACAAGACCCCAAAAGGGTAAGTGTGCATTGGGCTGGAACAGAAATTAATAGCAGTTTCGAAACCAGCTACCAAGACCCAGAAAAGCATCTTCCCTGGGAGAAGATGAAGCACACGGGGACTCCATGCATCATGAGCACAGTGAACTTTCCAAAACTCCCTTCCATGGCGGGGTCACTGTCCTCCTACCTTGGAAGCAGTAGTAGTGGCAGTCCTTCTGCTCCCTGGTCAGGGCACACACAGCAGGAAAGATCAtgtccagcagcaggcaggcctGCAGGGGCACAGCGGCTCAGGGAGAGGGCAGGCACAGAATTTCCAGGGAGAAAACCCTGCCGTgagacaggcaaggggagtGCTGCCTGGTTCTCCTGCTCTTACAGAGTgcacctctgctccctgccagaAGTCCTCAGCTCATGAGGACTTGGGAGAGACTAGAGCTGGGCAGAGACgaggctgtgctctgcagggacagccccaagTTCATGCCATGGGAACACAGGGTGAACACTGCTTTGCTTGTGTAGGGGCTTTTGGCAGCACTTTGTTTCCCAGCCCCCCGGGAAAGAGAAATCCCTGCTGGGATGTCTTCGGAAAAACCTTCTTGGCTAACTGGCTGTGCTCAGCGGGACgcatggagctgctggtgtgGAGGGGTGCAGCCTGGCTTCATCCCCCAAGGACCAGCAGGTGCCACAAGCATCTGCCAGCCCTCTCCAAGGGCTCCCTCAAGCCCTGTCTACCAGGTTTGAGTTCTCCTACCTTGTGGGGGACGCCCTCCAGCTGGCAGCTGAGGATGTCCATCTTGCAGCACGTCAGCAAGCCTCTGGTAAGCACCAGCTTCTGCAGCCCGTCTGGTTCCAGGACAGGGGGCACTTCCACCACCAGCTCCCCAAACTTCAGCTCCCCAGTGCCTGCTGGAAAATGGCTACACTGGATGGAAGGAAGGTGACAAACCCAAATGCTGCTCTGAGACCAACTGCCATGGCTCATTCCAGAACATCCATGGGAGGTCGCCAGAGACAGCTGGAGCTCCCAGACCCCGAGagacaggcacagcagcagagtcCAGCTTGGTACCAGCCTCTGTCCCCTCACACCCAAACACGTCTGTCACCCTTTGCCAGAGGCCTTCCTCAGCTCAGGATGGAGCACGCACCTCGGCTGGGGAGCTGGAACAGCGTCAGCACAGCACTGGCCCCGTACTGGGGCTCGGGGGCTGTGTTCACCAAcatgctcagggctgtgcctgccAGCAGCCTCGTGTCCTTGTTCAGGGCCTGGACTCGCAGGGAGGCAAAGGCACAACTCAAAACATCATTTGAGCCCCAACCACATTTAACTGCCCCTGCAAACAGCTACATGGGGTTTCTCAGACATGCCAGACACTGGGCTGTCTCTGCAGGCTTGCCTTGGGGAGGGGAATGGGGAAAGCACCTGGGAAggacagcactgctctgctccttgggacaggcagctccatccctcccagGGCTGTACGCACCTTCCCCCAcgccacctccagcagcagtcCCAAGAGGCTCTGCAGGGTCTCGCTCCTTCCCGATGTGCTCCACACCAGGGGGGCCACGTCCTTTGGCAGCACCTGGAAAACCTGGAGGCAggcctggaggagcaggaggtggtgCCACAGGGATGATCAGTATTCCTTACCTCTGAAAAAGCAGCAATGCCCCAGGAATAGCCATTCAAAGCAGTTACATCTCTCTGGACATTGCTGCcggtgcccagcctgtccttgcAGGTACTGATCCTTCCCCTGCTGCGCAGTCTGGCTCTTACCTTGATGACCAGGTAGCCCCACGTGCTGCCAGGTGTGGGCTGGCCCTGCAGCACCTGGTGCAGGGTGCTGGCCAGGCGCTGCAGCAGCGGGGCCAGGTTCTGCCGCCAGTGCTGCCggcccaggctgctctcctccaggAACATGGACACTGTGGGCAAGGGGACAGCAtcagcccccagccctcctgctcccagttCAGCCAGGGGCGTTGGTAAGTGAGGTAAGAACGGGGCTTGCAGGGGATGCTTTGGCTTGTCTGGTTTCCAGCTGTGAGTGGGCAGagctggatgctgctgggacCTCTGCAGAGGTCACACGGATCTGGCtgatccctgctcccctcccgtGAGCACAGAGGACCCAGTTTGGGTTGGCAGGAAATGTTCTGTGCACTGGTGGTGTGAGCTCGGAGAAAACCCCAGAAGGTGAAGAACAGAGGCTGACCTGACTGAAGGTCCTCAGGAGAcagcacctgcagggacagaaggATAGTTTGTCCTGTGTGACAAAATGCTGGGCCTCAGTATcttgggcaggagggctctgccaGTGCTAGAAGCTGCCTCAGGGATGGGCAAAGGGCTGGTGTGAAAGGCAGCCACATGTTGCCAGCTGCAAGCAAGGGCAAATCCCCAGAATCATGGGAAGTGAAGTGAAGGACTGGAGGCAGCCCAAACCAGGAGGTCCCCGTGACACACAGTCTCCAGACAAGTCCCCATGAAAGCCAGTGACACTGCACAGCCAGGGTTctctcacctctccctgcagTGCCAAGCCAGCCAGCAGCGTGTCCACCTCCTGGGCCAACAGGGCTTCCTtccccactgccagctgggTCACCATCTGCCAAGAGACTCCCCAAGTAAGCTGCTCTGCCCAGACCCCTGGGAGACACCAGCTGCCAAGTGTTACTGGGGGAGCCTGCACCACCTCTGAGCCCTTTTGCTGATAAGTATGCCAGAAAGCTCCAGAGCTGTTCCATGAGGGGGCAAAGCCAGCCCATCAATTGCCTTACAGACCTGTTCCAGTTtctggaaggagctgcagctgctggttgCCTCCATCTGGAAAGCCAGGACACAGCGGAGCAGGGGTCGTGCCTCTGCCTCACCCAGCGCCTGCAGACCCTCGCTCAGCACCCGTGTCAGCTGGAGAGCCTCCTCCAGGTGCTTCTCTTTGCATCTCTTGGCAGTACTCCTGGAGCACGACAAGGATAGGGGTGAGGATACCCTGGCTCGGTGAAGTTTGTAGTGGGGGTATACCCCGACTCAGTGGGACCTGGGACTGGGGTGCTCCAGCCTGCGGtgctcccctctcccagctgcactCAGCATTGCACTGGAGCGAGGACGGAGGGACGGCGGCCGGGGTGGGGTCGGGGGGGAGCTACACGAAATCCTCAAAGCTCAGCGCAGCGCAAACCCTTGGTGGGCAGAAGGGCACGAAAATCCTcaaccctgcagccctgctgctgctgagcagctggaaGGGAATGGGGGGCACGTGAGCGTGGCTCGAACCCCTCGCTGGGTGTCCATCGATCTTCCCACGCTCCCTCCCTTCTGCCCTCCCGACCGTGCAGGATGCACGGCCGCTACACACCGGGGGTTTCCCGATGCAGCCGCCACCGGGGGATACCGGGAGCTCCCTCCCCGGGGCCCCGCTCTCTTACCCCGCGAAGTGCCGCAGGCAGCGTAGGCAGGAGAGCACCGTGGGGGCGAGGCCCCGTGTGCCGTAGAAGGCGGCGCAGGCCCGCGCCTCCCGCTCGGCGCCCATGGCGGCAGCACCATAGAGCCGGGCCCGCTGCGGCGCTCGGCGGCGCCCCCTGGCGCTGGCCCCTAACAGCACCGCCCGCCGCGGCGCCGCCCGGGACCCGCGGTCCGTCCGTCCGTCCTTCCTTCACCCGGCAGGGACCCGCggtccttccctccttcctcccttccttcacCCGCCCGGGAGCCGCGGTCCTTCCTTCTCCCGCGCCGGCTGCAAGGCAGAAGTTAAAAAGCATCATCATGCCAAACTGTTTCCATAGTTGGGGAAAAGTGAGATAACACAGAACTTCTGAAAACCGGGTGCTGCCTGCCGAGCGCAGAGGGATTTGGACAGCATGAGGAGGGTAAGATCTCTGAAATGCCCACTGGAATGCTTCAGGGTGAAGCACTTGTGTGATTCCATCGTGGTTCCTTGCGTAAGAGGAGGTTTGGTACCCCACAGTCCTGCTCCACCATCTGTGATAGCCAGCACCACTATTGGTAGCATCCCTTCTAGTAGTATCACTAATTGCACTACTACCCAGTGGAGAGATTCCACTTCTTCCTATGGAATGAAATGGCCTTTGAGGAGAAAGACAGGTTTATTGTAATTATCATCAAATCAAAATGAGTTTATTAGAGCTCTTAATCGTAGTTGGCACAGGGTTGAACAATTTTAATTGGCACAATTTAAAGATTGTCTTTAAAGGCCCCTTTCAATCCAAACCATCCAATGATTTTACGAGTTCTGGTTTTTTATTAAACATAGTTTTAACACTTGAGTAGCACATCCCACTGAATTTCAGCTACACAGAAAATGCTTCTTGTTTTTGATCTTGAAGGATTATTTTTACCCTGGGTTCTTTCTCACAGTGGTTCTGGAGTGAGTGATGGGCATCTGCTGCTTGGGTGAGTCATGGCACGGGCAGcccaggaaaacacagctggcATGCACCAGTGGCTCCACTGGGTGGCCAGGAGGGCACCGAGATGTGGATCCCGGGCTGAGCACTTCCCCTGGGGACGGAAAGCCCCCAGACTGTAGTTTTTGGCAACATTTGTCAGCAGCCTCCATCTCTGTTCTGCTTTAGAAATCAGCCTGGAAGCTCAAATTCAGCCAGGGGTCCAGGTTTGCCCTGACTGCTGTCAATACCAATGAGAGAAAGAGCCCAGGACTTGTCCCAGGTAAGGCAGAGGAGTGCAGGAGGATGGTTACATCCCTCAGATCTGATCCTCCTTTTCCTTAGCATCACAGCCACCCTGCACTGGTGACAGGGAGTGGGGAGAAGCACTGCCAAACGAGAGCTCCCACAGGTGCCAGCATacaggcaggggcagggcagaggaggaTGCTGCCATGCTGTAGGGTTTCCAGTGTTCCTGTTCCCATCACCTTGTGCTGCCTGCCAAAGggaggggcagaggagggaaagggggattttttcttgtttcaccATAGGAAGGATTTTCAAACCCTATAAATTCACTTTTGACAAGTGAACAGCTAAAGCAGATTAACCTTTTTGCTAATCCTCTATAATGGCTTTGGAATCTCCTTAACCAATAAGAAAATTATAAGaacctgtttcttttctttttatctatatctatattGTCCTCTCTTGTCtgcatgttttttctttcttgttttattttcctttccttttctaataTGAAATAGCCCAGCGATCCTATCTCCCAGAGGCTCAGTAAACAGTACATCAGAAATCCCTTTCCTTTATTCCTCTCTGGTAACAGGGTGCAGAGAAGTGTCTGCCGATTGGGATTTGATTACCAGCAGCTATCAAAAGTCTCTTTGTACAATCTGGGTCCTAAATCCCATAATTCTTTGATAAAAGAAGTATTACCAGTCCATTTTCTGTAGTGAAAGGCATGGGAGGAATGAAAGAAAGCAATCAGTGGAGATCCTAATAGGCTAAGTGCATGTGTGGTGGGAagacagggctgggacaggatgCCTAGGGAAAGGCATCCTTTgtttgggatggggaaggagaaTTAATCCTCTTCAGGCATATGAGCAGAGCTGGTCAGATCCTGCACCTGCCCATGGCACCTCCCAGCTCACCAGCCCTATGGCCCCTCTGACCAGCACAGGGTGGGGAGCAGAACCTGGCCCCACATCCACCCCTTGTGTTTGGGTACATGCATAAAAGCTGGGAGTAGTTTTCAGTGATCTCTGGAATTAGGGCATCCCCAGTGCCTCTCTGGAGCACTGACACTTCGGCAGGGCAGCAGTGAACATGTCCAGACTGAGCAGCTACAAAGGTGTCTTCATCTCAAAGGGTAAAGATTCGCAGAGCTCAGTTATAATCCAAGTTATACCATTGGAACAGCTGAAGGAGAGGCAAATAAAgggatggaaagaaaaacagcagtttGGTTTTAGGTGAGTCACAAGTAGAACAGCTATGGGGCATCTCTTCCCAGCACTGAGGGACCTGCAGGTGAGGAAGGGCAGGCAGTGAGCTGGGATgagaagagaggaagggagCTGAGAGAGGCTCTCCTGGGGACTGGCTGTAAGTTTTGCAGGATGCTGGAGGCATTGCTGGGCTGTCCAGCATGAGGATCTTTGGTGTGCACTGGTTTCACAGCACCCACCTGTGCGTCTCCTTGGTGTACCATGAGTGGGACTGCAAGGAAACACCAGGTGTGAGTGCTCCCCACGTGAGCTCCTGAGGCCTCGCTTCTCACCTTGGCTTAAACCACACTGAGAGCGAGGGAACTTGGATTTAAACTTtgctgagcaacctgatctcaACCACACCTTCTCTATTTTATTCCCAGCTATTCCTGTCAATGGAAAACACAGGATCCAAGATGCTCTCTCTTCTTCTGTGGGTCACAGCTGCCAGGCCTTGCTGTTTGCCCTTGGGAGGGGCAGAACCAGGCATCCCTTCCTGTCCTGAATCTTGGCCATGGCCTCTCCCCAGTTTCTttggctgggcaggagccaggAACTGAACGGACTTTGGGAaagcctggctgtggcactgaATCCACACTCCTGCCTGGATGGCTGTGGGACCTCACTGAGAGCACatagaggcagcagcagcaacaatcctcccctttccttccccacaCAGAGCATGGCTCAGCTGCATGGGAGGTGGTTACATGCCACTAAGCTgtggtgcagagctgctgcaagcaGCTCGTAATCTAATTTATTAAGGGCTTTGAATCCTTACAAAGAGTATGTTGGATACATGCAAAGCATCTGCATTATTACAGTGATTAGGGCAGCAAAgatggggaaaaggggaaggagggaaaatacaatttctctgctttcagcagaaaataaatcaacTTTCACAGAGAATTCTGGCAAAGCCAAAGGCTGTGCTGTCattaaaaatgattttttattaAGCTGAACTCTCTCTTCTCTCATATTGTATGATATGACAGCTCTCTTTTGATGGGAAGGCTTTCATTTGGCCAGAGAAAGGGATAATTTGCTTCTTTTAAGGAGTTAATCCTCTGGTCCATTTCCGGGCTGGGAACAGCTATCCTCCCCCTTCCTTGGATAGGAGGCTGCAGCACAATGGAGATCATAACCACCTCAAATCTACACCCAAGATGGAGAAATCAGATTTCCTTCTCCAGTCATTTTTGTGGGATTAGCTAAATCTTAGATCCACGCTAACCCTTCACAAAGCTGCCAAGATTAgttagaatttattttatttgcaggGGGGTTTAcggttttctttccaaagggattatatctctctctctctatatatatatatttagagtGGCTTCAGTCATAACGCAGCTAGgtcagagggaggaaaagagtgtgtgtgtataaaataaaaactcagctGCAAGAATGACAGTCACTTGAAACGCCAAGACAAAGCTGTGGTTCTGGATGGCTTTGCCAGCCCATTTTAAAAGCCACATAAGCTGTCCTTTCCCTAGCAAAACCCCCCTAGGGAGCCAGTGAAGGGAGGGCAAAGCCCCCCAGTTGGGCTGCCTGTTTCCCcagccgctgctgctgctggcacaggatgTCTTCagaggcagtgccaggggctgaCGCCGGCAGGAGAGGCCTGAAGAAGCCACGTCCGTTCAGCATCGAGGACATCCTCTCCAGCCCCGCGGAGAGGAGCCCCCAGGTCTTGGTGCCGCTGTGCCTCCGGAGCATCTTGGACTGCACACCCAAGCGGCTCTGTGAGCTGGAGACCatcccagccagctccctgcaggaggaggaggaggaggaagaggaggaagagctggaaggggcaggctgcagctgctgctgttgttctcACACGAGTGCCCGTTCCCCGCAGGACCTGCCGGCTTGGCTGGGTGAGTGTTGGGTTTGGTTCAGGTGTGGGGCTCGCAGGGGGGCTGGTGCcagtgctgtgggcaggggaaAACCTGGGTGTTAAGTGGCAATATGGCCCGGTGGTCTTGGGCCTGAGGCCCAGCAATCCGAGCTGTTCTCAGCAGGGTTCCTAAGAGTGGGCACTTCCACCTGAAATGCTGCCAGGGTTTGAAAAGCAGAGGGTGCTATTACTGGATATTACTGGTTAGTGTGAAACTCTTGAGAGAATGATGTTTATAGGGGTGCAAGTTCTCTGTGGAATGTGGGGCCCATGGCCACGCTGCCcatgtgcagagctgtgcctgtgcttcCTCACAACATCAGCCCTGGGGAACCTCACTTATCCTGTAAGGAAAAGAGTTTTGGCTACATCAAGCAAAATTActgtggaaaataaatgtaGTAAACCCTTAAAAATACAGTTCAAGAGCATCTTGAAAGTTCAGAATTCCCTTGTGTCAGGGCTGAAACACAGATCTTTGCTGGGCTGTGAGTTTGCAGTTATTTTCTGGAGCTGACCACAGTGCAACTGGTAAGTGAGCAAAGAAAACCCAGCCAGTGCTCACCACCTGCATCCTTCTCCATGTCGTGCCCTAAACTCTTCTCCCACTTGCATAGTGACCACTCAGCTTGCCACCCACTCCAGGTGACTGGCTGCCTCCTTCCAAGCAGTATCAGGATTGGAATGGGTGCCTGGGCTGCCTTGAGCACGGCGAGTGTTTGAGCCCCACACCTCTAACGccgctgctgtccctgtcccctcgcAGATGCCCGCTTCCCCTGGCCCATGCGGCTCTTCCACCCGGCAGTCAGGGTCTGTAGGAGctcccaggagaagccaagcGAGCTGCAGACCTTCCAGCAGATCCAGCGCCGCACGCGCCGGCACCGCACCATATTCACCGAGGACCAGCTGCAGGCCCTGGAGACGCTTTTCCACCAGAACCAGTACCCGGACGTGGTCACCCGCGAGCACCTGGCAAACCGCATTCAGCTGAAGGAGGAGCGGGTGGAGGTGAGATTCTGCCACTTGCTGAGGGCAGAATTCTTGTGTTCCTGCAGTCCCCCAGGAACACACACTGGGGCAttgtgctgtcttttttttggggggtctgCAGACCCACGGCCTCATTTTAAAATCCATCTTGTGCATTTGACAAAAGAGAGTTTAAGTCTGGTGAGCAATGGAAGAATATAAACCATTTCAGCTGGGCTAATTTGTACTGGCATCCAGTCCCACAGACTCACATGATGCCTCTCTCCCAGAATCACGTGTCGCACACAAACATGCCCAGTTCTGCTGCTCATCC
The nucleotide sequence above comes from Vidua macroura isolate BioBank_ID:100142 chromosome 18, ASM2450914v1, whole genome shotgun sequence. Encoded proteins:
- the LOC128816265 gene encoding uncharacterized protein LOC128816265 isoform X1, which codes for MGAEREARACAAFYGTRGLAPTVLSCLRCLRHFAGSTAKRCKEKHLEEALQLTRVLSEGLQALGEAEARPLLRCVLAFQMEATSSCSSFQKLEQMVTQLAVGKEALLAQEVDTLLAGLALQGEVLSPEDLQSVSMFLEESSLGRQHWRQNLAPLLQRLASTLHQVLQGQPTPGSTWGYLVIKACLQVFQVLPKDVAPLVWSTSGRSETLQSLLGLLLEVAWGKALNKDTRLLAGTALSMLVNTAPEPQYGASAVLTLFQLPSRAGTGELKFGELVVEVPPVLEPDGLQKLVLTRGLLTCCKMDILSCQLEGVPHKACLLLDMIFPAVCALTREQKDCHYYCFQACALWLQRLREGLAALWHLTGTRILAQDTELLQEVTQLLWNNAETPVEGVSEFIHSSFQLLLEIYHLECQHFQDQERPLYQQMLQRVVSMPWQIKARYVPLCAIVPYMGSQQVLDAYPDLPQHLLSCLSTNHLCPAAAEVYKVLVRQQCSEWRDGQRGTEVALAEQWALCWLPLLSQALCSPLPILQSNTANHLLTWTLRQLPATQALLASQFGGQDTMSLRAWVSVLKAQKSVAGALPLGEEALERLSRCLGTREEGVRLAALGLLCCSPNTNQPLSGTEVQLLREFLPLNLNCDSSSFRQLLQAAVRKALVRLRDSSLAQLRGKPPRRSGPGEGAEQLAQAVGFVEWLLQLSITSLSPGSNYQRKKTALLLLAAVLETCTDTWSPNRKKGQPPRTMATLLSYARQSGCWDFFSQPNLLALLSCLQDSTNEVSLVKPRGGDRDACLGLKQAQRRSPPRFPFSCVPLFPMSSLSWQIRDLASELLVRYFPATFPEPIALALFQLAQDTLGSPRVQEAEAGAVLMKTILQKSDSGTMKSLSLEAEAALTLSSRGLCFTQHLLHMLQAQYKVACQDLLRAAATAPMHGTIAALRRCLLQVPEVAVSMQAAELVQSWQELLTCLVTTVRDITSLLLGALQSQQGPGADEQAAAPSFAEMGNAIGSLIMLGKAQGQEEEEGDSVLLSEEHNLILTCCWVSVKEIGLLLGGLAELLLSPALPAELGPLLPLPTLQMATRVFQEILLRCRHWGAVEGCSMGFTKFCAALLNHPDPELQAIPRAVLEQGLEALSGPRSSSITRRAAGFPMLFLCIVSGEAPAQARPLLTRCIQTLLTLAATALPRDWDQTLDLPQVCALHVLQTLVRGAGLGGAVLCHATPMMALALRGLGSPCWAMRNAAIQLFSALTSRLLGQPWSHRDGCPSEGLSLHAFLGQHPKLGAVLLGELKVATAPTSGGPRLHPALHAILTLLAQLQPGTDSPGSPSAPFLGPLLGLAESPIYAVRAMAAKALVPVVPPPQRCRLLLQLAQQLPAAPREIRSHNAVHGHLLQMRALLGSATGAGGLSAEALHPVALQLEARGWLLTPAQRCPLVRATFLQVLALLPASFSPGFAQYIHDTISTELGSLLQGGKSGCAEPQVGSAILHQTMAHFLCSEAARLVDSERIAAVCSLLQQPNPDIQLAILSWVIAGEGGTCKEVENALGLTLLESLQSVLQERRDKEFLRLYLEALLHLYRDPSSWSQEASSKLQGSSRSCLEMLLHMVEAECPGPDLLFQALCAASLLLAHQCGDEDVALAERWCAALEECSRPAWSELLRLAAARSLQLAGADVVRRSLRAACPSLGPVALRLINMAIHLLQDEEREVRHEASGFASLLRQSPAELLPDGCIFVQDNVGLQSLLELLLGEFGEHPETFNSLLQHIPILDLRSVVEELEANKAASLYKEDEPNIFAEPAILAQQLLPVLVQLLEKAPTGSPLHALALQWLEATGPSVLRDLQYCKHCWSQGTAVRWRMKELGCAKLHTALAVLLVRARLVAQVLRVLGESATTMPGLGYGSQELEQELELVQGLLVQHGLAPVPNQDNAPGELGLLLGTGSSRHAAV